cttggcagtagatgatagaattcaagtAAAAGGAATATCGATAGCTTCGGCTTGTGATTACTGGGTGCAGAGAAgttaggaaaacattgatcacATTCTTTTTTTAggcgaggtggcttcagaggtttgacATCGGACTAGTGTGGTGTTAGGGATTCCTTTCCAATGGTTCCTTCCCTGGAAAAACAAAATTGCAaactggttccactatgctcgaaaatcatctattaaaggtattttaattaGTCTGATttcgtgtttgattacgtggtgcctctgaaATCGAAGATGCAAAGTAAGAATAGAAGGAATTTACCAAAGTGCAGATCATACGTGGAGAAGTGTTCAATACTGGGTTAGTTCTTTAACTAAGAGCTctatttctttttgaaaatcgAAGATATcagacattacgattttgaaagagtttcaaattcagcatcagggagtttgctcTAGGCCTGAAAAAATTATGTTGTTGGTTAAACCTCCAATAGGGtgaataaaacttaattgtgatgggagctgtagGGGCAATCTGGGTACTTCAAGAGGTGGAGGAATCATTCGGGACTGCTATGGCATGGtgaaagcggctttttcaagctattttggcaatggtatgaaCAATAGTGCAGAATTAAAAGTAATCCTGGAAGGAATTCATTTATGTAaatgacttcattattttaatgtgattattgagaGTGACTTgagaattgttgttgattggtttcggGAAGGTaaatgtaccttgtggtatctttaagatttttgggaggaccttgTGGCGGAGCTAGAAGGAGTGGACTTCATGGTGATCTATCAATATAGGGAATGCAATAGTGCGGTTGATTTTCTcactagagaaggagaaatgggaaataatgtcatctacgaagaacaacatcttttaccacatTCTCCGAAAGGTATCCTTGgtatggataggttgggtctcactttccttcatcattagttcatcctctcgatttttgtttgattggtttagattttttgatttgagtttattttattatttttgtttttgttaggtctgtttagatttgtttcttatttagttttggttggatttgtagtcctgttttggttggttgttggtgttgtttttgagAGGCCTTTAATGTCTTTTTTATCTGCAATCTCCCAATGATtgtcatgtaaccacggtatttttcctccaaaagtgagagtatatcaataaataattggaggtggcGCCCTCATTTAGTTAAAAAGAAAAACCCATTATTTTCACTAATTTTGATATTTTATGCTAGATGGTACACTGATCACTAATGCCTTTGGGTAATTGATAAAATTTAATggttacatttttttaaaaataaacttttaattttgtctaataataatatattatttttatttatgaataTTCACTAAAATACATAACAAAAAAATTGTTAATGTATAACAAAACTTTGTTTATgcgattttttaattttattaaacaataTTGTTCTGCATAGTTCAGAGGgtcaaaattaataaataatggATATTCAAATATTAGATATCAAATAGACAAAATAATTagtattaaatttaaaaaatgggCGTTCAAGTTAAAATTTAAAGTTTGTTTATAGAATCATATTTGAATTCAATATTTAACActtattacttaattaattttaataaaactAATTTTAGTAAAACTCCCCTTAAAAAATTAGGAGTTAGGACCAAACGATATGGTATTTAATTGGTTCACTAATTTAGTGCACCAATTCAGACATAACTTTTATTTATAGACATTCAAGATCAAACAAACACCCCTTAGGCTATACAAGAAAAAGAGTCGTCTTTTGTCACATCCCATGCCTTTATCCACCCCTCAAAGAATTTGAACACGATACTTAAAATAAGAAATTGTCAAACTTTAATCATTGCAATGTTTCGGGCATTCGACatctgtaacgtccctcaatttcttaacataaaatgtcacataataaatcaaatggtcaaccctaacccatgggtagcggggacacctgtcaaacacagcggaaaacctagcagcagtaaacataaaatctcaaacatccaattataaaacataataccagagctttctataacatcaaaatactgttatgatatacaacctccaaaagtcaaaataacactaggattaaataacaaaaactcccgatcctagttcaatgcttacccttctagtagggaagctccaatcactcaacggcggcttTAGCCCGCcagtctcactggatttcctgaaaatcaattaatgttcaggggtgagacacttcacagtaagggaaaataaactaaatacagctgtgtagcaacatgaatatttaatgcatttatacatatatagtacatttcataattccataaacatcatcatatcgtactgggtaaacatatattttcacatctgttaataattcatatcatacataaaatcatctgttataactgtagtactgaaaacaaacctaggatgaataactagctggtgtcatgtattaccccccatgacgggttgtgcagcccgaaggcgggacccgacaatggttggccgaccactgccgaatcaaatatgtctgtaagtacgatgggcccgccacaccctggtccggactgccaggtggacgtccacactctactgaaagccacatcgactatccatctcccatcccctcgtgggacggtagcactaataaggccttgtgccaaaattaacccatagttatggtaccgaactcctggtctgaactaaactaacatcctgattgtgaaaacatataatacatgatcatatatataacatcattacggtctcgtgccgaaaatatagtaattacggcctcgtgccgaaaacataaatacgtggccttgcgccaataacaaaaatacggcctcatgccgataacataaatacagcctcgtgccgataacataaatacatggcctcgcaccaataacataaatacgacattgtgccgataacataaatatatggtctcgcgccaaaaacataactacggcctcgtgccgataacataaatatatggcctcgtgccaaaattgtttcaggtatatatatactgaaaatacatcatttatcacataatcgtcaaaaccatcacaacataactcatattttcataatacctgaaatcatgctttgttcgtaaaatctttcacatcataatacatttcacacaaaataatattcatgccacacatatactgtgaaaagtcatacttcatattctaaaatcgtgaattacttgcatctcatacatacatatacattttaatcatcatagcagtattttcccaatcgtacatttcattcgtaatacacaatataacatatgcttttctgaaaataaatttactcataatcaataataatttgtatggaaaattactgctttagtttattcccttacctgactactgagaaattccttaggacccaaaatttcacacccttggcgcccgaaatttaattcctacaatttacatttttccctagattaattaatctatttcttcaaaataatactcatctagccttccttaggcttcatatacctcaaattaacatttaaactattatttaacatccccacttaatttttccaaattttgcctgcgggtcccaaaattacacccgcggcgctcacccgaggcctaaattccagaaatcctacttcagtcccaaatgcttaatattttaacatttctaaattaatgctaattaattaaaaataagccccttaataatcgccgcaccccaaatttggagttttggcccgacacccccacgagaatttcgtcccactagacttgtagagaatcatctctagattctcgtgatggtgtccgttcgtcaattgggcttatattttgcaagaaattaaagaaaaagaaaaaaatggcttaccccagtgaatacgtttacgccgctcctatcaccgatccgctcgggtagaaatgacggcagcagcgaatggagtccagtggtatcttcggatttttgatcgggtgaaaatccatcacgaaatcgaggagagagggagagagaacgtgaggagagagagagagttctgagagttgcaggtaaaagaaaaaaaaaataaataaaaaagaagaagaagatagaagaagaaaaggaacTTTGAataggaggataataataataataataataatatatttaattaatattaataataatatattttattaataaataaaaataaattttaattaattttttttctttttaaatctgattaattaattaattaattaattaattttttttaaaaatttttaattctttaattttttttttagaaatcaatccactaatcttttatatctcttttttgggatttttacaaCATCATTCAACATTCTCAAGATGTGATGACCTTGACATCTCATTCACATATTTGTTTGGGCTTTAAAGTCTAATGTGGGTTGTTTGAGAtcattgtaaaaaaataaaataaaatatgaaaacaaaaacaagcaACTActaatttaaaattgaaaatgaacAATCCATTTGGTcaatgtttttaaaattaaaaaaaaattgattaaagaGATCCAATTTTTTTGCCCTTAAAACACATAACaatcaaaaatcataaaaataaaaaaaatacaaattaaaagtaATATAAATTCTTATAGTTATTTTACTTAACTTCAAAGctcattttataaaaataattttacttctcatcacaattgaaaaatagtaaaaatagtggtttttattattatttttttcaaaataaagatgatatatatatatatatatatataatattttagctttaaaatgtcattttatttcaattttaattaaaattatgtacAAAATGAATGGTTTACTCCACttttgaatataaaaaaatattatgataatagattgtaaaaataattgaaaattataaaatttagttTTAGATTTTTTCTAAAGTAgttaaaaaatttctcaaaaccaATAACATTGACATGCGTATTTTCATAatctagtttttcattttataaaatcaaaaacttaaataaaaaaataaaattgatactAAACAAAAGTTGGGCGACCGTTtagtattattataaaaaaatataaaaataaaaaataagaaaactaaaaataaaaaacaaaaattgaaaatcgaACCAACAACTTATtcggttaacatttataaaattaatacaaattataATTTTGATTGAAGGAATACTCATTTTTATTCTtcagtaaaataaaaaataaaaatataattcaaaaatactataatacaaaattttataattttccaTCTTTAAACTCATCTTTTAGCACCAAAAAGATGCTAGCTATGGtacatgagaaaaaaaaaagtaaaactaattttcttttatttttaaagaaattacatgagtatttttatttaattatatttaaagttcacataatcattttattttaattttaaattacgtgtaaatttaattttacatatgAAAGTTTTCTGATTACAAGTTGTTAAAACcgttaaaaattatataaaattttaatttcttaaatttaaaataattaaaaattgataacaaaaataaaaaaattaataacataACCAACTTTCTACCTTGTTAGATGAAAGAGATCGGAGAACGCAAAACTGCAAGCTGCGGTGCCGGAAAGGGTTTTACCAGAAACACAAACCCTAACTCGGACTTTGCTTTCAGTCCTCCACTATATTCAAGCAGAGGTGGTGAGTCATCTTCGTAAATTTTGTATTTCTTTTCCTCTACACTTTTCTAATGTTCTCTCATCATCATAATTTTTTATCGAACTCAATCCCTTGAAGCTATCATGGAACCCAATCTCTGCCTTTCTTCCCCAAAAGCTTTAGCATGTACTCATTCTCCCATCTTTCTCCCATACAAGGCCCCTTTCCTTGAAAATTCGGGACTTTCTGTGAAGTCCCATCTCTCCTTCCCATCAAAACAAGCGGAGAGGACACAATTTTTTGGCCAAGGTTTGATTTTACGAGAGAAAAACGCTGCTTTGGTTAGTTCGAGAAAGGCCCATGTCCCATTTCACCCAATAAGAGCTTTTGTGAAGAGAAGAAAAGAGCTTCCCTTTGATAATGTTATCCAAAGAGACAAAAAGCTCAAACTGGTTTTGAGGATAAGGCATATTTTGTTGAGTCAACCTGATAGGATAATGTCGCTTCAGTACTTGGGTAGATTCAGGCGGCATCTTGGTATTAAGAAAAAGCGAAGATTCACTGCTTTATTGAAGAAGTTCCCTGCGGTCTTCCAGATTGTGGAAGAAGGGGCTTTTTCACTTAAATTCAAATTGACTCCGGAGGCTGAGAGACTCTACTTGGAGGAGTTGAAAGCTAGGAATGAAATGGAAGATTTAGCAGTTGTCAAGTTGAGGAAATTGCTGATGATGTCGGCAGAGAAGCGGATTCTTTTAGAGAAGATTGCTCATTGGAGAACTGATTTTGGGCTTCCATTTGAATTTCGCGATACAATCTGTCGAAGGTATCCCCACTATTTTAAGGTCGTACCAACTGCGCGAGGCAATGCTCTAGAATTAACTCATTGGGATCCCAGGCTTGCTGTTTCTGCAGCTGAGCTCTATGAAGAAGAAAAGCGCGCGAGAGTGTTGGAAGAGAAGAATCTAATTATAGATAGACCCCTTAAATTTAATAGAATTAATTTACCAAAGGGTCTTAATCTTCCTAAGGATGAGATGAAAAGGATTTGTAGGTTTAGAGACACGCCTTACATGTCGCCATATTCTGATTTTTCTGGATTGAGGTCTGGTACAATGGAGAAAGAAAAGCATGCTTGTGGGGTTGTTCATGAGATCTTGAGTCTCACTATTGAGAAGAGAACACTTGTGGATCACTTCACTCATTTTCGAGAGGAGTTCAAATTTTCGCAGCAGCTGAGGGGGATGCTGATAAGGCATCCTGATATGTTCTATGTGTCCTTGAAGG
This region of Malania oleifera isolate guangnan ecotype guangnan chromosome 10, ASM2987363v1, whole genome shotgun sequence genomic DNA includes:
- the LOC131166838 gene encoding protein WHAT'S THIS FACTOR 1 homolog, chloroplastic — protein: MEPNLCLSSPKALACTHSPIFLPYKAPFLENSGLSVKSHLSFPSKQAERTQFFGQGLILREKNAALVSSRKAHVPFHPIRAFVKRRKELPFDNVIQRDKKLKLVLRIRHILLSQPDRIMSLQYLGRFRRHLGIKKKRRFTALLKKFPAVFQIVEEGAFSLKFKLTPEAERLYLEELKARNEMEDLAVVKLRKLLMMSAEKRILLEKIAHWRTDFGLPFEFRDTICRRYPHYFKVVPTARGNALELTHWDPRLAVSAAELYEEEKRARVLEEKNLIIDRPLKFNRINLPKGLNLPKDEMKRICRFRDTPYMSPYSDFSGLRSGTMEKEKHACGVVHEILSLTIEKRTLVDHFTHFREEFKFSQQLRGMLIRHPDMFYVSLKGDRDSVFLRDAYHDSQLIEKDRRLLIKEKFRALVEFPKRSAHKSDIDGVEGSDNPEGGSAGEEEEEWSDVDTLLIDGLDEEEEYDDDDDEADYEDDWSDEDDDMPPDFYGDDRTPKLESDQMIKQAKHLTKNEEKVLVPAFPDGRRRERW